One segment of Anatilimnocola aggregata DNA contains the following:
- the ruvC gene encoding crossover junction endodeoxyribonuclease RuvC, translated as MSTLPTLRIVGIDPGLNITGYAVIESTGQQVKLIEAGVVRGKSTGSLAARLQEIFEGVRDVIASLSPEVMAIEQLYSHYERPTTAILMGHARGVIVLAAQLGGIEVQSYAATKVKKLLTGNGRAPKAQVQQAVIQPFRLSKAPEPPDVADAMAIALCHHFHRRESSPIGGLNSKRGRAAS; from the coding sequence ATGAGCACGCTTCCTACACTGCGCATCGTCGGCATCGACCCCGGCCTGAACATCACCGGCTATGCGGTGATCGAAAGCACCGGCCAACAAGTCAAACTGATCGAGGCGGGCGTGGTGCGCGGCAAGTCAACGGGAAGTCTGGCTGCTCGGCTGCAAGAGATCTTCGAAGGGGTTCGCGACGTCATCGCCAGCCTTTCGCCGGAAGTGATGGCCATCGAGCAGCTCTATTCGCATTACGAGCGGCCAACGACAGCCATCCTGATGGGGCACGCCCGCGGCGTGATCGTGCTCGCCGCCCAACTCGGTGGCATCGAAGTGCAAAGTTACGCCGCCACTAAAGTCAAAAAACTCCTCACCGGCAACGGCCGCGCACCGAAGGCGCAAGTGCAGCAAGCGGTGATTCAACCCTTTCGCCTTAGCAAAGCTCCCGAGCCTCCCGACGTGGCCGATGCGATGGCCATCGCCCTTTGCCATCATTTTCATCGCCGCGAGTCGAGCCCCATCGGCGGCCTGAATAGCAAGCGTGGCCGAGCGGCGAGTTAA